In the genome of Neodiprion pinetum isolate iyNeoPine1 chromosome 2, iyNeoPine1.2, whole genome shotgun sequence, one region contains:
- the LOC138190391 gene encoding uncharacterized protein, translated as MQVLFNKDIDIKDCRGQSYDNASNMSGCYSGLQAKIIERNPLAIYVPCAAHSLNLVDQAAADCCSRATRFFMFVQHVYTFLSASTSRWGQIKSKVENQPGMLLPKILSGTRWSARAEACRALVRSWESLRDALDDIAENGSEKPSTKAEAEGLSQQFGLLETAIMAVTWSDILERFEKMNKSLQRVNIDLTTVVQLYDALQAFVVGLRDRFDDYEEKAKELSQCNEYAHENQRRRRRTARFDEVSGNEAILDGKQNMRIKTFLVILDRLSGELEKRSLAYKNVNARFGFLSRLPSLTDAEIITQCEDLRTTYSTDLDNDFAFRMAIGAVGEWELKNHYDCAIPYVPYIETKRGPRPEPEDPQDYTEIMGMQGTT; from the exons ATGCAGGTATTGTTCAACAAAGATATCGACATAAAGGACTGCCGTGGACAATCATACGACAATGCGAGCAATATGTCGGGCTGTTACAGTGGGTTACAAGCCAAAATTATCGAACGTAATCCTTTGGCGATTTACGTCCCGTGCGCAGCGCATTCCCTTAATTTAGTAGATCAAGCAGCTGCTGATTGTTGTTCGAGAGCGACCAGATTTTTTATGTTCGTGCAACACGTCTACACATTCTTGAGTGCATCTACGTCCAGGTGGGGACAAATAAAATCGAAGGTCGAAAATCAGCCTGGAATGCTCTTGCCCAAAATTTTGTCTGGCACAAGATGGTCAGCTAGAGCGGAAGCATGTCGAGCACTCGTAAGATCGTGGGAGAGTCTGCGAGACGCCCTCGACGATATTGCGGAAAATGGTTCCGAAAAGCCATCCACAAAAGCCGAAGCCGAAGGATTGTCGCAACAATTTGGTTTGCTGGAGACCGCCATAATGGCTGTGACTTGGAGCGATATCTTGGAgcgtttcgaaaaaatgaataaaagtcTCCAGCGCGTTAACATCGATTTGACAACAGTTGTACAACTGTATGATGCCCTCCAAGCATTTGTTGTCGGTTTGCGTGATCGTTTCGACGATTATGAAGAGAAAGCAAAGGAGCTATCTCAATGCAACGAATATGCGCATGAGAATCAACGACGCAGAAGAAGGACCGCTCGATTTGACGAGGTAAGCGGTAATGAAGCGATATTGGACGGAAAACAAAACATGCGTATAAAAACGTTTCTCGTCATACTCGATCGATTGTCAGGcgaattagaaaaaagaagTCTCGCCTACAAAAATGTCAACGCTCGCTTTGGCTTTCTCAGTCGTTTGCCATCACTCACGGATGCAGAGATCATCACACAATGTGAAGATTTACGAACGACATACTCCACCGATCTCGACAACGATTTTG CATTTCGAATGGCTATTGGCGCTGTTGGTGAATGGGAATTAAAGAACCATTATGACTGTGCCATACCGTACGTTCCTTATATCGAAACAAAAAGAGGACCACGCCCCGAACCTGAGGATCCGCAGGATTACACAGAAATAATGGGTATGCAGGGTACGACATGA